The nucleotide sequence TAAACGATGTGTTgtatcatcaattaataaatataaagaaaaaaaagcataaaGCTGTCATTTTGATTTTGGATATAATTTGGACACAAAGGATACATTTTTGTTACATAATCTTGACAATATTATGAACATAAGCCGACCATAGACAACAAAGAAACAGTAAACTTTATGAGAGCGAAAACATTGTgtgattaaaaatcaaaattcattatATCTTTAGGGAGGAAATTCACAATTGTAAAAGTGTTTTTTAAGGCTACATATTACATGCACCTTTCACTTGTCTGCGCTTTCCCAACGAGTGAGGGTCGATAAACGTGTTAGGGAGTATCATTTTCTTGGCAGCCGGAGCAGGAAGGCTTGAACATGTCGTCTTTGAAGCCTCAAGGATTTTAAATACTAAACAGTACTTGGTTTTGAACAAGAGATTTGTGATATGAAATATGTATGGATAAGTTTGTCGCACATTATTGTGAAATCGTTGATCATCTGTTGTATAATATTTGCTTACAAGCCTAAACCTCTCCCTTATTTGTTTTGCTATAAGAggttaagaagaaagaggaTGAATAAGTGCAGTCTTATTGTCTTTGCTGCCACTTTAGAATAGGGAAGCATGTGTAtttggttttcattttggaACTGGTGTTCTGTAATGGACTCTTAACTTCGTATTTTCCTTCCATTTCAGCTGGGATGAAATTTAACATTTGTGAGGTATCACTAAACAGAATCACTGAAAGCGAGAATGAATGTGCTTGAGGAGTATCTTTGAATGAActaatcaaatattatttcaaatGCATGTTTTTTTCGACTCTAAGGCGGTGATGATGAGTTGATGACAGACAACTGTGATGAAAAATTGCATTAACATATGACTTTGACAGAGACCAACTCCTAAGGCACTTCAAAAGTAGCAAGGACTATGTTGTTCAATCGCGACGATGACAGATTGTACATACAGATTGGAAAAATGTTTAGGTGTTGTGGGGGCAGGCTACTACTGAAAAAAAGATATGAGATAAGACATTGCAAAAACAGGTTCGTAAAGAGACGGCTACCCGGAAGATAAGAGGTTACCAGCTTTGGAGATATTTACTGCACGTGCAGaaacctttgttttttttatgaatgcagAAACCTTTGTATGATATAGCActgctgaaaaaaaaaaattactatgacaTGCAGCCGTGCTAGAAAATATTTGAGCAGTTCAAAGAATTTTCTCAAGATATTGATTAAACTAGTTATCGCAACCCCTTGATAGCAAAGTGAAGCAAAGTTGGAAGCCAAGTTCaattcaaaatagaaatataaacatTTACATGAAAAATTGCTGATATACTCATGTTAAATCTTTATTGTCTTTGCAAAGTATTCagatgattttcttttttttggtagtgaagtATTCGGATGATTAGGCTAAGAGGGGAGTTGGTTATTATCTTTGCAAATTTAAACAGGGAACATTACaaattatcaaaatatcaaaatctcTCATTCCTAAGGCACAAACATGTTGTTGGCCCTTTTGTCTCATGTGccattaaaataacaaaactttGATAAATGATTTTGTTCATTTACTTGTGTTTAAAAGTATCATCCATATTTTGTTTGTTCATTTCTTATATCAATAAAGCTCCAACAATAACCATTATTAGAATATCTCTGTTATTTTCTCCTTTTGGGTGATTTTTTATGGTGGTGGGATAAGACGCTGCAACCATTGTGGCTTTctgaaattcattaaaaatatgattgGCCTCGTCATCATTGTTCCGGAACGAAGGAACCGATAATATTTCCTCCACCGCCAGAGGCTGTGCTGCATAAGAGATTCCTGTTAATGTAGTGAGGGACAGATAGTTTAGTTCTTTTGGGTAAAAAATGGACTGCGAAAAAATCAGATACATGCAAACTTCCAAGTCATTCGGGTGATTCTGTAGAATATAACAACTAGATTAAGCATTCaatgaaataactattaaaTGATAACAGCTGCTATTGGTTTCCCTCACTACGTACTTACCATCCCTCTATCTTTTTCGTGTGAAAAATGTCGCACTATTCCTCTCTCATATGTTATGAGTTTTGGGAGGTTCAATGTAGATGTGTTGAcactttcaattcaattttcaattttacttACAGCATACATATTTCCTATGAACTTTGAAGCATTAAAAAGGCGTCTTAAAACAATCAGTAAAGTACTGATTTAAGAAGACATATCAGATGATAAATCCAGCTAACAGCCAtatagttggaaataacaaaggccTCATTCAACAGCTTATTTCGTGGCTTAAAATATTGATAGCATATATTGTCGCAATTGTACCTGTTCTTTTTAAAGTAAGTCATCAGAGTTCAGACATTGTTAGATGGGactcaacctatcaacaatttTACTAATCATTTATCATTCGATAGTTTCCTCAAATATTTGTCACCTCGGTGCAATGGAATAAGTTCACCGTAAAGCAATAATACTAGATATGGATGGGAGCATAATTGGAACAGCAAAGACAATTACTTTATTAGTAAACTCAAAGTACTTTGTCAAATATTTGAACCTTTTCAAACTGATGTGAACAATTTGCTGATGCATAATCCTTTCTTTTATACACGTAAACTAGGAGATATAAAGCTAAATTGTAATTACTATGTCTCCAATTACTATTTCTGATGAGAAGTTTTACTTAAGGTTATTGCTGAATGTTCACAAGTTACCTAAAGTCTAAATCCCTATGCCACAATATTAAACATAATTAGGGTAAATCACATGGCAATCTAATTGCATGTGGATTTGAATTTGGACataatatatttctatattGGAAAACAAAATGGATTTATAATTAACACAAGTACAATCTATGAGAAGAAGTAATTAAATGTGACATCTCCAAAGAATTCTATATATGTCTTGTAATATCCCGTTAAATTCTAAATAGACTGCAGTATCAGTCGggcatgttaaaaaaaaaaaaaaaaaagaattattattatgacaggtTAATTATATAACGAGGGATATATACGGTATTATCTCGTACATTATTTCAAAGGACAACGAGGAATAGATAACCGAGTAGTGTTAGTTAAGAGAACGATTGAGAATTAGAAGGCTGCTGTATTTTGCGCTTAAAACTTTAACGACTTTTATCGGTTAAACAATGTTTAGAAGAATGTAAAAGAAGGGCAAAATGGTAACTTTCCCCTAAGTGGTGTATATAAGACAAATTATATGGATTTTCACAAGCTTCTACAACTTTCTCGCACTAAAAttcagagtttttttttttctctcctctcCCTCTAGAAAATTCGGCCACCATCCTCCTAAGCCCTAACTCCATCAAATTTCACAAATTCACCATGAGATCATGAAAAATGCTCTAATGGATTCTTTGTAGAGCTCTAACCAAGAAGCAAGCTTCATAAACATTTATTCTCCCTCCAATTTATCTTAGCCGCCCTCTCCTCCATCCTTTAGAACTATGGGGTTCAAGTTTTGAAGTAGAAACTCAAAGTTGGAAGCAAGGAGAAGTGTCAAGATTGAGGTAAGGGCTTTTAGTAGCATtagtattgttgttgttgctgtttgGAATGAAAAGCTAGAAGCTAGAAGCTAAAAGCCATAAGTTGTTCCAAAAGCTTCCATAATCGATTTTTTGAAGTTAACATGTAAGGATTGCTGTAAAAATGGGTTAGGATCTGTTTATACATGTATTATTTGACTCTggaaaatttgaattgaaattgaactGTTTAGAGGTCATAAGTTGTTAGTTAAGCTGTTTTGAGAAAAATGCCTTAAATGACTAAGTTGTGAATTTAAAATGCTGTATAAGTGGTTCATAAGTCAGATTATACATATTGGAACTTCTGTATTAAGTATTGGGTCGAAATTAATTTGATAGAAGTCATAAGTTACTAGTTAAGCTGTTTGGATAAGAGCTTAAGTTTGAATTTGAACTGTTTCAGATATTATTTTGTGATGAACAGCTTAGGAGAAATATGGTAAGCTGGTATATGAgtaatgataaaattataagCTGTTCTAGTAATGACAAAAGTGCTTAAATtgtaattaagctgttttggaAGTGCTTAAATGGCCAAACAATGAACTTCTGGGGCagggactgaaatgaaattttttgtatATGCTGGTTCATTAAGTAAGAGTATATCACAAATGGGTTGAGTTTAGAATAGATGGCGATCCTAGGTTCCTTGAGATTGCCTACAACCTAGGATAGGTGGAACTCACCGAGACATTTCGTCTCACCCCAatcccttttattttttgttcagaTATTCAGGTTATTGGACGACATAATGGTTCGTGATGAATAAGCAGAAGTCGCTGGACCATACAAAGTTCACGTCAGTGGTCTTATTTCAGAggaaatttttataattgtaattttaaagTATCCAATGCCAAGTTTAACACACGTACTAGATATCTTAGGAAATGTCTAGTAGGGGTGTTACAAGTCTTATACTATCGAACAtgtgttaattatgatttatgaaacaGCAGTGCTATATGTCCAGAATTACAACTTAGCGAATTTACCGCGAAGAATTTCCCACATTAGATTATCCTGGGGATATAAAAGAAGGTTCAGCTACAGTAAGCAGTAAATGGAATACTATTCGGGATAAACTCACGTTAAATATTGTCATGAACAacgttttcttttcttttggtaGTAACGGTGTTTCGTTGCGGCTGTGACAGCATTTCCTCGTGATCTTTTTTCACTCTATAATAAAATCGGGGGAAACGGTAACGGCAACTACCAATACCTTGCTGTCGCGCTCATTCTCGTCGAGggacctttttttaaaaaaccttTATCAGGACCATATGATGCTTAAGAGCCAAACAGGAAAATGACACAAGAGTTCAATTTTCTAGCGAACCCCATTGAAGAGAAATCTAGATTATTGGATCACCATTTCCAAAGCATCACCATCGCTATGATTTGCtaaaaatatgttaattatCCTAAATTAGAATTTTCGTTACTATAAAACACTCCAACACCTATGAAACCAAACACACTCCCGTCAAACCAAGGAaccctaatttaaaaaaatgaattcttcAACAATTTGTTCCATGTTCCTTGGTTTGATCCTAATTTCTCAATCACCATTTGCATCAAATGCAAGACTTCTTGGTttaggaggaggaggaggaccATTAGTTTCCTTAATTTGCGCTGCTTCATCCAACAAGGTAGAATGTAGCAATGTTCTATCGAGCCCACAAATAGCGCAAGCCAAGGATAACAAACAACTCTCAATAGCTGTCGTTGAAATCGCCATAAAAAAATCTGTCGAAGGACAAGCTTTTCTTAAAGGATTGGcacaaaaaaatccaaaacttgAAACATGTGCAGGTTTTGCTTATGATGGAGTAGTAGGGTCTTTCAAAAGTTGCTTGGGTGAAATCACTGAGGATCCTCAAACTGCTAGTTATGATTGCAAAGTTGCTGTTGATGGACCTACTCAATGTGATAGAGTAATGGCTGATGAGCATATTGTTAACCCTGCTATTACTGCTCTTAACAAGCAAATCGCATTCCTTAGTGAACTTGCATCCAAAGCCGTTGATAAACTTTAAATTGCATTCCTTGTATGGTTGTGTTATTTTGGGTATACTTAACCCAAAATGAGAAGAAGATTGTGATGGTTAATCTTGGTTTggatataattttaattttagggtcTTCTCCTTAATTTGGTGTGATGATATATATGGAGGGAGAGTCATTTAATAAACTAAATTAATAGCAATTTGTTGCTATTCTACCGTGTTCGGATATTTATTGTTgagtaattttatttctttctcttcgtaagaattatattttattgCATATTAATAAAACATGACATATAAAATGTAGATTAGAAGCATTTCACATAGCAAGGATTCAATCCACATAAACTAGCATTTACAAAAAACATAGCAAATTATGGGTAAGAGAAATTGTTGTCTCTAAAATGAGTCCAAATTTTTATTGGATCCTTTTTTAAACTCAAATTTGTCCCTAGACTTGAACAAACTCTATGCTCTACGGGTTAAATTAAAGAGTCTATTCATAAGACGATACTGAGTTGATCTGAAGgataattgaaacaaaattgtAAGGAGACCATTCAAAAATAtgactaaaagttgaaaatgaaaatatttaattcttttataGTATTTTATCCAACCCTAACTTATCCTTAATTTTTTGCTAGACCAATTCTTTAGACCATAACTCATCTTTA is from Medicago truncatula cultivar Jemalong A17 chromosome 1, MtrunA17r5.0-ANR, whole genome shotgun sequence and encodes:
- the LOC11408541 gene encoding uncharacterized protein, with the translated sequence MNSSTICSMFLGLILISQSPFASNARLLGLGGGGGPLVSLICAASSNKVECSNVLSSPQIAQAKDNKQLSIAVVEIAIKKSVEGQAFLKGLAQKNPKLETCAGFAYDGVVGSFKSCLGEITEDPQTASYDCKVAVDGPTQCDRVMADEHIVNPAITALNKQIAFLSELASKAVDKL